One genomic region from Metallosphaera tengchongensis encodes:
- a CDS encoding metallophosphoesterase family protein encodes MPHEIKILFTSDIHGSERVFKKAFNAAKMFNVDHLIFGGDMFSKDFLIIFRRNETGKYFLENKEVNWKTIEEESLISGKLPIVVEQREAEELGNREVMKKIILERIEWQAERWLKIQEEKLRDAQLKVHWNLGNDDPLEIDPWLRERGIDLTEGKVVEIDDINLVSTGYVNPTPFNTYRESPESTIYMRLEGLLEKVNPRETILNVHAPPINTKLDMAKTKRGREHVGSASVRELIEKFSPLVGLHGHVHESWGIDKIGDTKLINPGSQYYEGVFRGALLVLERQLEKGLIKTYKVRTLDLITG; translated from the coding sequence ATGCCCCACGAAATCAAGATACTGTTTACCTCAGATATCCACGGATCTGAAAGAGTTTTCAAGAAGGCATTTAACGCTGCAAAAATGTTCAACGTGGACCACTTAATATTCGGGGGGGACATGTTCTCAAAGGACTTCCTAATTATCTTTAGGAGGAACGAGACCGGTAAATATTTCCTTGAGAACAAGGAGGTTAACTGGAAGACAATCGAAGAGGAGTCCCTTATTAGCGGAAAGTTACCGATTGTGGTAGAGCAAAGAGAGGCTGAGGAACTTGGAAACAGGGAGGTTATGAAAAAGATCATCCTTGAACGAATAGAGTGGCAAGCTGAGAGGTGGCTCAAGATTCAGGAGGAGAAGCTTAGGGATGCCCAATTAAAGGTTCATTGGAATTTAGGTAATGATGATCCCTTGGAGATAGATCCGTGGCTAAGGGAAAGGGGTATTGATCTCACTGAAGGAAAGGTCGTAGAGATCGACGACATCAACCTGGTGAGTACAGGTTACGTGAATCCCACACCCTTCAACACCTACAGGGAGTCACCAGAATCCACTATTTACATGAGGCTAGAAGGTCTTCTAGAGAAGGTAAACCCTAGGGAGACTATCCTAAACGTACATGCCCCACCAATCAATACGAAGTTAGATATGGCCAAAACTAAAAGGGGTAGGGAGCACGTTGGTTCTGCCTCGGTAAGGGAGCTCATTGAGAAGTTCAGTCCACTGGTGGGACTCCACGGCCACGTCCACGAGTCCTGGGGGATTGACAAGATTGGAGATACTAAACTGATTAACCCTGGAAGTCAATATTACGAGGGTGTGTTTAGGGGTGCCTTGCTTGTGTTGGAGAGACAATTGGAGAAAGGGCTTATCAAGACATACAAGGTAAGGACATTGGATCTAATTACTGGGTAA